One window from the genome of Bacillota bacterium encodes:
- a CDS encoding TatD family hydrolase gives MIVDTHAHLDDEVFAGKLDEVLERARAAGVGMVINPGYNIESSQAAVWNAATHAGVFATVGIHPHDASSMAAGDIETLSELLDEPKVVAIGEIGLDYYRDLSPRDRQVAVFRDQLALARERGVPVVVHNRDAHHDTLKILREFATGIPKIVMHCFSASAEMAREFMRLGCYISIAGPVTYPKAPKLAEVVRHVPLTRMLVETDSPYMAPVPHRGRPNEPAYVSLVVQKISQLKEVLPEDVARQTSANADAVFGLSSW, from the coding sequence TTGATAGTCGACACCCACGCCCATCTCGACGATGAGGTGTTTGCGGGCAAGCTCGATGAGGTCCTTGAGCGGGCGCGGGCGGCCGGTGTGGGGATGGTGATCAACCCGGGCTACAACATCGAGTCCTCCCAGGCAGCCGTCTGGAACGCAGCCACTCACGCTGGAGTCTTCGCGACGGTCGGGATCCACCCGCACGATGCATCGTCTATGGCCGCCGGGGACATCGAGACGCTCTCCGAGCTTCTCGACGAGCCGAAGGTAGTTGCCATAGGAGAGATAGGGCTCGACTACTATCGGGACCTATCACCTAGGGACCGGCAGGTGGCGGTCTTTCGCGACCAACTCGCACTGGCGCGTGAACGAGGTGTGCCGGTAGTAGTGCACAACCGCGACGCTCACCATGATACACTCAAGATCCTACGTGAATTTGCCACGGGAATACCCAAGATCGTCATGCACTGTTTCTCGGCAAGCGCGGAGATGGCCAGGGAGTTCATGAGGCTCGGTTGCTATATCTCCATCGCAGGTCCGGTCACCTACCCAAAGGCCCCGAAGCTTGCTGAGGTTGTGAGGCATGTCCCTCTCACCAGAATGCTCGTGGAGACAGACTCCCCCTATATGGCGCCCGTGCCACACCGAGGCCGCCCGAACGAACCTGCTTACGTGAGTCTAGTGGTGCAGAAGATATCGCAGCTCAAGGAGGTACTGCCCGAGGACGTGGCACGCCAGACCAGCGCGAACGCCGACGCAGTCTTTGGGCTTTCATCATGGTGA
- the glpX gene encoding class II fructose-bisphosphatase codes for MSTVQDREREMMLDLVRVTETAALRAGRCMGMGDKNLVDEAAVDGMRGMLSLVNIKGTIVIGEGEKDHAPMLYNGEQVGTGEDTQEVDIAVDPVEGTSLVANGLPNAISVIVVAQKGSLVPVPTFYMQKIAVGPEARDYIDIDAPVRENLRVVAAALGRKVRDLTVVILNRPRHEELIREVRETGARIKLISDGDVAGAISTALPDTGVDMVMGIGGAPEAVITAAAMKCLGGEIQTKLWIKDEQDAARAREHGFEDLSRVYASDDLAQGTSLIFAATGITDGDMLKGVRFYGSKATTDSIVMRMRTGTVRKIHTIHDLSRKTLRSSKANMEIRV; via the coding sequence ATGAGCACGGTCCAGGACCGCGAGCGCGAGATGATGCTCGACCTCGTGCGCGTGACCGAAACCGCCGCCCTGCGCGCTGGCAGGTGCATGGGTATGGGGGATAAGAATCTCGTGGACGAGGCGGCAGTCGACGGCATGCGGGGCATGCTCTCTCTGGTCAACATCAAAGGAACCATAGTAATCGGCGAGGGAGAGAAGGATCACGCCCCGATGCTCTACAACGGGGAGCAGGTGGGGACAGGCGAGGATACTCAGGAAGTAGACATCGCGGTCGACCCAGTGGAGGGGACCAGCCTGGTGGCCAACGGCCTTCCGAACGCAATCTCCGTGATAGTCGTGGCCCAGAAGGGGTCCTTGGTACCAGTCCCCACCTTCTACATGCAGAAGATAGCTGTGGGTCCGGAGGCAAGAGACTACATAGATATCGACGCCCCCGTGAGGGAGAACCTCCGGGTAGTGGCGGCAGCCTTGGGGCGCAAGGTCCGGGACCTCACAGTGGTCATTCTGAACCGGCCGCGCCACGAGGAGCTGATCCGGGAGGTCAGAGAGACCGGTGCCCGGATCAAGCTCATTTCCGATGGTGATGTTGCTGGTGCCATTTCAACCGCGCTACCCGACACCGGGGTCGACATGGTCATGGGTATCGGCGGAGCTCCAGAAGCCGTCATCACCGCGGCCGCCATGAAGTGCCTTGGTGGAGAGATCCAGACCAAACTGTGGATCAAGGACGAGCAGGATGCCGCCCGGGCGCGCGAGCACGGTTTCGAGGACCTGAGCCGTGTGTACGCCTCGGATGACCTCGCCCAGGGAACCAGCCTCATCTTCGCGGCGACAGGCATCACCGATGGTGACATGCTCAAAGGCGTGCGATTCTACGGAAGCAAGGCGACGACTGACTCGATAGTCATGCGAATGCGAACCGGAACCGTGCGCAAGATCCATACCATCCATGACCTGTCCAGGAAGACCCTCCGGTCCAGTAAGGCCAATATGGAGATTAGAGTCTAG
- a CDS encoding TatD family nuclease-associated radical SAM protein yields the protein MNLTYVIGQSLYINVTNRCPNNCVFCVRRKGSMDSYELWLDREPSAQDIIASIPDASRYREVVFCGFGEPLCAVDTVVEVARDLKKRFPGVPLRINTNGQANLIHGRNVLPELAWLIDVVSISLNAETADKYVELCRPKHGKAAYQAMLDFARESKKYIPKVVLSVVARPGVDIEACRRIAQDLAVEFRVREEI from the coding sequence TTGAATCTCACCTACGTAATCGGGCAATCCCTCTATATCAACGTGACTAACAGGTGCCCGAACAACTGTGTGTTCTGTGTCCGCAGGAAGGGATCCATGGACAGCTACGAGCTCTGGCTGGATCGGGAGCCATCTGCCCAGGACATCATCGCGTCCATTCCGGATGCTTCACGCTACCGCGAGGTGGTCTTCTGCGGGTTCGGCGAACCTCTGTGTGCTGTGGACACGGTGGTGGAGGTGGCTCGGGACCTCAAGAAGAGGTTTCCTGGGGTGCCCCTTCGCATCAACACCAACGGTCAGGCGAATCTAATCCACGGACGAAACGTTCTTCCAGAGCTTGCATGGCTCATCGACGTGGTGTCGATCAGCCTCAACGCAGAGACCGCTGACAAGTACGTGGAGCTCTGCAGGCCCAAGCACGGTAAGGCTGCCTACCAGGCCATGCTGGATTTCGCCAGGGAGAGCAAGAAGTACATACCGAAGGTGGTCCTGTCAGTCGTCGCGAGGCCGGGGGTGGACATCGAGGCGTGCCGGAGAATAGCACAGGACCTGGCAGTGGAATTCAGGGTGAGGGAAGAGATCTAG
- a CDS encoding DUF3798 domain-containing protein, giving the protein MRKGHILSILIVLVVACVGAIGYNLFKLHEKGVFSPGNGSGVVVIATPPLDAAEGEYPAAERAAAKYGSGTIRHITYPADFAVNQEAAIEAVMQAAEDSRVRVVVLAPAIAGSVAAIRRVKVRRPDVVFLTGLPEEAQDVVSDAADLALDFDGPGYGRAIVRAASRMGASSLVYYSLSRHDDLPVYSERRRAMEEECSARGIAFVPVIAVDPMGLDGVVAAQVFLEADVLRQLEGRGSDTAFYTTSCILEESLVSTLVSAGGILAGQCCPGPAQGLPGALGIDLPFETLRDPALTLEAVLAALEERGAGERFAIWPGPPGALIVEALADLAVALARDQVALADLRDPGVLQARLLGMNSHWSDSATVTSHADRPNTYHLTIEGIVARRRDL; this is encoded by the coding sequence TTGAGGAAGGGCCACATACTGTCGATTCTCATCGTCCTGGTCGTCGCCTGCGTGGGTGCCATCGGGTACAACCTCTTCAAATTGCACGAGAAAGGCGTCTTCTCGCCAGGGAACGGGTCCGGGGTCGTAGTCATAGCCACGCCTCCTCTGGATGCGGCGGAGGGCGAGTACCCGGCCGCGGAGAGGGCGGCTGCCAAGTACGGGTCGGGGACTATCCGACACATCACCTACCCCGCAGATTTCGCGGTGAACCAGGAGGCGGCGATCGAGGCCGTGATGCAGGCCGCCGAGGATTCGCGGGTGCGCGTTGTAGTCCTGGCCCCTGCGATCGCAGGTTCAGTCGCCGCCATCCGCAGGGTCAAGGTACGCAGGCCGGATGTGGTCTTCCTCACCGGCTTGCCGGAGGAGGCTCAGGATGTGGTCTCGGACGCCGCGGACTTGGCCCTTGACTTCGATGGCCCTGGTTACGGCCGCGCGATCGTCCGTGCAGCGTCGAGGATGGGCGCCTCTTCGCTTGTCTACTACTCGCTTTCGAGGCACGATGATCTTCCCGTCTATTCCGAACGGCGCCGGGCCATGGAAGAGGAGTGTTCGGCAAGAGGGATTGCCTTCGTGCCCGTGATAGCCGTGGACCCCATGGGGCTGGACGGCGTTGTTGCAGCCCAGGTTTTCTTGGAGGCTGACGTCCTCAGGCAACTCGAGGGACGGGGGAGTGACACTGCTTTCTACACCACCAGCTGCATTCTGGAGGAGTCACTTGTGTCGACACTGGTCTCGGCAGGAGGCATCCTGGCCGGGCAGTGTTGCCCAGGTCCGGCCCAAGGTCTACCGGGGGCGCTCGGCATTGACCTGCCTTTCGAGACCCTGCGGGACCCAGCCCTCACGCTTGAGGCAGTGCTCGCCGCGCTCGAGGAGCGTGGGGCGGGCGAGCGGTTCGCCATTTGGCCCGGGCCTCCCGGAGCGCTCATCGTGGAAGCCCTGGCCGATCTGGCGGTGGCTCTCGCAAGGGACCAGGTAGCCTTGGCTGATCTGCGGGACCCCGGGGTTCTCCAGGCGCGGCTTCTGGGCATGAACTCCCATTGGAGCGATTCCGCCACTGTTACGAGCCATGCTGACCGGCCGAATACCTATCATCTGACAATCGAAGGCATTGTGGCGAGGCGCCGGGACCTCTGA
- a CDS encoding DUF3798 domain-containing protein has protein sequence MARRYALLALALTFVVALSGLSVASPSFKIGVVTGTVSQNEDEYRGAEAAIRKYPGLIEHRTYPDNFMQEQETTIAQITGLAANRDIKAIVINQAIPGTIAAIRKVKETRPDIIFVLGEPHEDPPMVERYADVSLIPNNPARGYSIIALAHKMGAKKFLHYSFPRHMSYPELAERRDIMKKECERLGIEFIFVTAPDPMGEGGLPAAQQFILEDVPRQVAKHGKDIALFSTNCGMQEPLIKSVLMTGAIFPEQCCPSPTHGYPGALGLKITDDMKGNFPAILKAINAEIVSRGLAGRFATWPVATGFLNTTAAIEIAKLAVEKKLNIRDMAAVQKVVEQEAGYSMQFNRLSDKGQFYRYLADSVIFGVTVK, from the coding sequence ATGGCGAGAAGGTATGCCCTGCTAGCCCTGGCACTCACCTTTGTCGTCGCCCTCTCGGGGCTCTCGGTAGCAAGCCCCAGCTTCAAGATTGGCGTGGTCACTGGTACCGTCTCCCAGAACGAAGACGAGTACCGCGGTGCCGAGGCCGCAATCAGGAAGTACCCCGGATTGATCGAGCATCGGACATATCCCGACAACTTCATGCAGGAGCAGGAGACCACTATTGCACAGATCACCGGGCTTGCGGCAAACCGCGACATCAAGGCGATAGTCATCAACCAGGCAATTCCCGGGACCATAGCTGCAATCCGCAAGGTTAAAGAGACCAGGCCCGACATTATTTTCGTCCTGGGCGAGCCGCACGAGGATCCGCCGATGGTCGAGAGGTACGCCGATGTGTCCCTCATCCCCAACAACCCAGCGCGTGGTTACTCCATCATCGCACTGGCTCACAAGATGGGCGCCAAGAAGTTCCTGCACTACTCGTTCCCGAGGCATATGTCATATCCTGAGCTGGCAGAGCGCCGCGACATCATGAAGAAAGAGTGCGAGAGACTGGGGATCGAGTTCATCTTCGTTACCGCTCCAGACCCGATGGGTGAAGGCGGCCTCCCTGCAGCGCAGCAGTTCATCCTCGAGGATGTACCGAGACAGGTCGCCAAGCACGGCAAGGACATCGCACTGTTCTCCACCAACTGCGGGATGCAGGAGCCTCTCATCAAGTCCGTGCTCATGACCGGGGCCATCTTCCCCGAGCAGTGCTGCCCGAGCCCGACCCATGGCTACCCAGGCGCTTTGGGCCTCAAGATCACTGACGACATGAAGGGCAATTTCCCCGCGATCCTCAAGGCGATCAATGCGGAGATTGTCTCCAGGGGATTGGCCGGCCGCTTCGCCACCTGGCCGGTGGCCACCGGGTTCCTGAACACCACCGCTGCTATTGAGATCGCCAAACTCGCGGTGGAGAAGAAGCTCAACATCCGCGACATGGCGGCGGTCCAGAAGGTTGTCGAGCAGGAGGCCGGTTACTCGATGCAGTTCAACAGGCTCAGCGACAAGGGCCAGTTCTACCGGTATCTTGCCGATTCCGTGATCTTCGGCGTGACCGTCAAGTAG